In a genomic window of Miscanthus floridulus cultivar M001 unplaced genomic scaffold, ASM1932011v1 os_1535, whole genome shotgun sequence:
- the LOC136534123 gene encoding uncharacterized protein: MAALQATVERMEAEREAERVERERERAQREAERAEWEVLRAQRAAEAQRMQDMFSFMSSLGTTLPGVVVPQSLLAPVVPPTPLALGTPSSGSNPTPSPQHTHPGWTGPPPHGGAPSGSHWDQWQ, encoded by the exons gccactgtggagaggatggaggccgagagggaggccgagagggtcgagagggagagggagagggcccagagggaggccgagagggccgagtgggaggtcctgagggcccagagggcggccgaggcgcagaggatgcaggacatgttctcattcatgtcgagcctcggcaccactctcccgggtgtggtggtgccccagtcgctgctcgctccagttgtgcctcctactcctctggctctaggcactccg tcgtcgggttcgaacccgactccttcgcctcagcacacacaccccggctggacaggtccaccaccgcacggaggtgccccttcaggctcccattgggatcagtggcagtag